One stretch of Gammaproteobacteria bacterium DNA includes these proteins:
- a CDS encoding dihydrolipoamide succinyltransferase codes for MSMEIKVPVLPESVADGSIATWYKKVGEKIKRDEHLLDIETDKVVLEVVAPADGFL; via the coding sequence ATGAGTATGGAAATAAAAGTCCCCGTGTTACCAGAATCTGTTGCAGATGGTTCTATTGCCACTTGGTATAAAAAAGTGGGTGAAAAAATTAAGCGTGATGAACATCTGTTGGATATTGAAACCGATAAAGTGGTATTAGAGGTGGTGGCGCCTGCAGATGGTTTTTTAG